In Phreatobacter stygius, a genomic segment contains:
- a CDS encoding Lrp/AsnC family transcriptional regulator codes for MLEPQDEKILLHLQKDARATNQQLADAVGMSASACWRRVRSLEETGVVQRYAALADRQKAGFAMSAIIHVSLERHDTTFVEQFVSRVKARPDVLECFATTGDADYHLRVVARDMEAYNRFLDEFMFRLPGIRHVRSNVILKEIKTEVALPF; via the coding sequence ATGCTCGAGCCTCAGGACGAAAAGATTCTGCTGCACCTGCAGAAAGATGCGCGCGCCACCAACCAGCAGCTGGCCGATGCGGTGGGCATGTCGGCCTCGGCCTGCTGGCGCCGGGTCCGCAGCCTGGAGGAAACCGGCGTGGTGCAGCGCTATGCGGCGCTGGCGGATCGCCAGAAAGCCGGCTTCGCCATGTCGGCGATCATCCATGTCTCGCTGGAGCGCCACGACACGACTTTCGTCGAGCAATTCGTCTCGCGGGTGAAGGCGAGACCCGACGTGCTCGAATGTTTCGCGACCACCGGCGACGCCGACTATCACCTGCGGGTCGTTGCCCGCGACATGGAGGCCTATAACCGCTTCCTCGACGAGTTCATGTTCCGCCTGCCCGGCATCCGCCATGTCCGAAGCAATGTGATCCTGAAAGAGATCAAGACCGAGGTGGCCCTGCCGTTTTGA
- a CDS encoding indolepyruvate ferredoxin oxidoreductase family protein has translation MAVRLDSYQLADRYRSGEGRVFLTGTQALVRLVIDQARRDRAAGLNTAGFVSGYRGSPLGGLDLELWRAKSLIAAHRIEFLPAVNEDLAATAVLGSQQVEGHPGREVEGVFGLWYGKGPGVDRAGDALKHGNAYGSSPHGGVLVVAGDDHGCVSSSMPHQSDVAFMSWFMPTLNPASVAEYGAFGAYGYALSRFSGMWVGFKAISETVESGASVELVPPRRFATPDFVAPPGGLHYRWPDLPGPQIEERMEAKKHAVYAFARANPIDRHIYESPGARFGIVTTGKGHLDLMEALRLLGLNEAECRRIGIDIYKVGMVWPLALHDAREFLRDKREILVIEEKRGIIESQFKEYFYDYPGHKPDRMVGKHDETGERLVSWIGELSPRMLAPIVARRLDAVFPGLDLMSRAPALLPQADRIITVSGASRTPYFCSGCPHNTSTKVPDGSKALAGIGCHFMASWMDRETTSLIQMGGEGVNWVASSRFTGKGHVFQNLGEGTYYHSGSMAIRQAIAAGANITYKILYNDAVAMTGGQPVDGPISVPAIAHGVRAEGIARIALVADDPTKFRAVDLPAGVTLHHRRDLDPVQRDLRDVPGVSVLIYDQACATETRRRRKRGEVVDPPRFAVINDLVCEGCGDCSVESNCLSVEPKETPFGRKRQINLSTCNKDFSCLNGFCPSFVTVEGARRASKTGTGIDAVAEARSLVRPEPVTLERPYDLLVTGVGGTGVITVGALIAMAGHLEGKGASVLDFTGFAQKFGPVLSFIRLAETPGAINQVRIDQGAADALIGCDMVVSSSPKASGCYRHGTRAVINTAEMPTGDVVRRRDADLSAALRLGAIDQRLGAENVARLDANKAAETLMGDSVYANMIMLGFAFQQGLVPVSLEALTRAIDLNAVAVERNHQAFAWGRLASGRPEHVARALGGEPPPAETLDQMIARRVAFLVDYQDQAYAERYRARVDAMRRAEAPLGSELLTEAVARSLFKLMAYKDEYEVARLHMATGFREKLRRDFDGDFKINYHLAPPLLPLGHDARGRPRKHQFGQWIEYPLRALARLKSLRGTRFDPFGYLAERRMERALVAWYEAIIDRLADGLSRQTLDQAVAIAKQPMEIRGYGPVKDEAVARVRAEVAARLAALAGPAPATAAQLEPAIRP, from the coding sequence ATGGCCGTCAGGCTCGACAGTTACCAACTGGCCGACCGCTACCGCAGCGGCGAAGGCCGGGTCTTTCTCACCGGAACCCAGGCGCTGGTGCGCCTGGTCATCGACCAGGCGCGGCGCGACCGGGCCGCCGGGCTCAACACCGCCGGCTTCGTGTCCGGTTATCGCGGCTCGCCCTTGGGCGGCCTCGACCTCGAACTCTGGCGCGCCAAGTCGCTCATCGCCGCACACCGGATCGAGTTTCTGCCGGCGGTCAACGAGGACCTCGCCGCCACCGCCGTGCTCGGGTCGCAGCAGGTCGAAGGTCATCCTGGCCGCGAGGTCGAGGGCGTGTTCGGGCTCTGGTACGGCAAGGGGCCGGGCGTCGACCGCGCCGGCGACGCACTGAAGCACGGCAACGCCTATGGCTCGTCGCCCCATGGCGGCGTGCTTGTCGTCGCCGGCGACGACCATGGCTGCGTCTCGTCGTCCATGCCGCACCAGTCCGACGTCGCCTTCATGAGCTGGTTCATGCCGACGCTCAATCCGGCAAGTGTCGCCGAATATGGCGCGTTCGGCGCCTATGGCTACGCGCTGAGCCGCTTTTCCGGCATGTGGGTTGGCTTCAAGGCGATTTCCGAGACGGTGGAGTCAGGTGCTTCGGTCGAGCTTGTCCCGCCGCGCCGCTTCGCCACGCCCGACTTCGTCGCCCCGCCGGGCGGCCTGCACTATCGCTGGCCGGATCTGCCGGGACCGCAGATCGAGGAGCGGATGGAGGCGAAGAAGCATGCGGTCTATGCTTTCGCCCGCGCCAATCCGATCGACCGGCATATCTATGAGAGCCCGGGAGCCCGGTTTGGCATCGTGACGACCGGCAAGGGCCATCTCGACCTGATGGAGGCGCTGCGGCTGCTTGGCCTGAACGAGGCCGAATGCCGGCGTATCGGCATCGACATCTACAAGGTCGGCATGGTCTGGCCGCTGGCGCTCCACGATGCCCGCGAATTTCTGCGGGACAAGCGCGAGATCCTTGTCATCGAGGAAAAGCGCGGCATCATCGAGAGCCAGTTCAAGGAATATTTCTACGACTATCCCGGCCACAAGCCGGACCGCATGGTGGGCAAGCATGACGAGACCGGCGAGCGCCTGGTCTCCTGGATCGGCGAATTGTCGCCGCGCATGCTGGCGCCGATCGTCGCCAGGCGCCTCGACGCTGTTTTCCCGGGCCTCGACCTGATGTCGCGCGCGCCGGCGCTGCTGCCGCAGGCCGATCGGATCATCACGGTCTCGGGCGCCAGCCGCACGCCCTATTTCTGTTCGGGTTGCCCGCACAACACCTCGACCAAGGTGCCGGACGGGTCCAAGGCGCTCGCCGGCATCGGCTGCCATTTCATGGCGAGCTGGATGGACCGCGAGACGACCTCGCTGATCCAGATGGGCGGCGAGGGGGTCAATTGGGTCGCCTCCTCGCGCTTCACCGGCAAGGGCCACGTCTTCCAGAACCTGGGCGAGGGCACCTATTACCATTCCGGTTCCATGGCGATCCGCCAGGCGATCGCGGCGGGCGCCAACATCACCTACAAGATCCTCTATAACGACGCGGTGGCGATGACCGGCGGCCAGCCGGTCGACGGGCCGATCAGCGTTCCCGCCATTGCCCACGGGGTGAGGGCCGAGGGCATCGCGCGCATTGCGCTGGTTGCCGACGACCCCACGAAATTCCGGGCTGTCGACCTGCCGGCCGGCGTGACGCTGCACCACCGCCGTGATCTCGATCCGGTCCAGCGGGACTTGCGCGACGTGCCCGGGGTTTCGGTCCTGATCTATGACCAGGCCTGCGCCACCGAGACCCGGCGCCGGCGCAAGCGCGGCGAAGTCGTCGATCCCCCGCGTTTCGCCGTCATCAACGACCTCGTCTGCGAAGGCTGCGGCGATTGCTCGGTCGAATCCAACTGCCTCAGCGTCGAGCCGAAGGAGACGCCCTTCGGCCGCAAGCGGCAGATCAACCTGTCCACCTGCAACAAGGACTTTTCCTGCCTGAACGGCTTCTGCCCGAGCTTCGTCACGGTGGAGGGCGCGCGCCGCGCCAGCAAGACCGGCACCGGCATCGATGCGGTTGCCGAAGCGCGGAGCCTTGTGCGCCCGGAGCCTGTCACCCTGGAGCGACCCTATGACCTCCTGGTCACCGGCGTCGGTGGCACCGGCGTCATTACCGTCGGCGCGCTCATCGCCATGGCCGGCCATCTCGAGGGCAAGGGCGCATCGGTGCTCGATTTCACCGGCTTCGCCCAGAAATTCGGACCGGTCCTGAGTTTCATCCGGCTCGCCGAAACCCCCGGCGCGATCAACCAGGTGCGCATCGATCAGGGCGCGGCCGACGCCTTGATCGGCTGCGACATGGTGGTCAGTTCCTCGCCCAAGGCATCGGGCTGTTATCGGCACGGCACCCGGGCGGTGATCAACACCGCGGAAATGCCGACCGGCGACGTCGTCCGCCGGCGCGACGCGGATCTGAGCGCGGCGCTCAGGCTCGGCGCCATCGACCAGCGGCTGGGCGCGGAGAATGTCGCGCGGCTCGACGCCAACAAGGCCGCCGAGACGCTGATGGGCGACAGCGTCTACGCCAATATGATCATGCTCGGCTTTGCCTTTCAGCAAGGCCTGGTGCCGGTTTCGCTCGAGGCCCTGACGCGCGCCATCGACCTCAACGCGGTTGCGGTCGAGCGCAACCATCAGGCCTTTGCCTGGGGCCGGCTGGCGAGCGGCAGGCCCGAGCATGTGGCGCGCGCGCTTGGCGGCGAACCGCCGCCGGCCGAGACGCTCGACCAGATGATCGCGCGCCGCGTCGCCTTCCTCGTCGATTACCAGGACCAGGCTTATGCCGAGCGCTACCGGGCGCGTGTCGACGCGATGCGTCGGGCCGAAGCACCGCTCGGCTCCGAGCTGCTGACCGAGGCGGTCGCCCGTTCGCTGTTCAAGCTGATGGCATACAAGGACGAATATGAGGTGGCGCGGCTGCATATGGCGACCGGTTTCCGCGAAAAGCTGCGCCGCGATTTCGACGGCGACTTCAAGATCAACTACCATCTCGCGCCGCCGCTGCTGCCGCTCGGGCATGATGCCCGCGGCCGGCCGCGCAAGCATCAATTCGGGCAGTGGATCGAATATCCCCTGCGCGCGCTCGCCAGGCTCAAATCCCTGCGCGGCACGCGGTTCGATCCCTTCGGCTACCTTGCCGAACGGCGCATGGAGCGCGCCCTGGTCGCCTGGTACGAGGCGATCATCGACCGGCTGGCTGACGGCCTCAGCCGCCAGACGCTGGATCAGGCCGTCGCCATCGCCAAGCAGCCGATGGAGATCCGCGGTTACGGCCCGGTCAAGGACGAGGCCGTCGCGCGGGTGCGGGCCGAGGTGGCCGCACGCCTGGCGGCGCTCGCCGGCCCAGCCCCCGCGACGGCGGCGCAACTCGAACCGGCGATCCGGCCATGA
- a CDS encoding D-Ala-D-Ala carboxypeptidase family metallohydrolase: MRTEDFVSGRDTRVCLPAPSWPGPGRQLGFSWSRARHASCGCELNEEAEMTNVVLLPLRPRLRSFGVPRVSDRSSPNVVPLLTVWVARAPAVTTRTLETRYQGPANRPRAKRAAVLATDIDEFAKIPIERAFGYAVPRPVSDLADDETGRFDLRLFRSFALGLDLRYFTAEDLLCLGPGDASAAIRAGLGHPPPVSLWPNIAETARMLDQISHRLAARCTILSAYRNGPYNARVGGGKSSPHLWFNAIDFRCAKGVVADWRRVAAAVRAGNPRFKGSIGCHRDFLHIDTRGVEADW, from the coding sequence TTGCGCACCGAGGATTTCGTCTCCGGCCGAGACACTCGGGTTTGTCTGCCGGCGCCATCATGGCCAGGACCGGGACGCCAACTGGGCTTTTCATGGAGCAGGGCCCGGCACGCTTCGTGCGGGTGTGAGCTGAACGAGGAGGCGGAAATGACCAATGTCGTATTGCTTCCCTTGCGTCCGCGCCTGCGGTCGTTCGGTGTGCCCCGGGTTTCGGACCGGAGTTCACCCAATGTCGTGCCACTCTTGACGGTGTGGGTCGCAAGGGCGCCGGCCGTGACGACCCGAACCTTGGAGACGAGGTACCAGGGGCCAGCCAACAGACCGCGGGCGAAGCGGGCCGCCGTGCTGGCGACGGACATCGATGAATTCGCCAAGATCCCGATTGAGCGGGCGTTCGGCTACGCGGTGCCCCGACCGGTCTCAGATCTCGCCGACGATGAAACGGGCAGGTTCGACCTCAGGCTTTTTCGCAGCTTCGCGCTCGGCCTCGATCTGCGCTATTTCACCGCCGAGGATCTGCTGTGCCTCGGCCCCGGCGACGCATCGGCCGCCATCCGCGCTGGCCTTGGCCATCCGCCGCCTGTCTCGCTTTGGCCCAACATCGCCGAGACCGCCCGCATGCTGGACCAGATCAGTCACCGCCTGGCTGCGCGCTGCACGATCCTTTCGGCCTATCGCAATGGTCCCTACAACGCGCGCGTCGGCGGCGGCAAATCAAGTCCGCATCTGTGGTTCAACGCCATCGACTTCCGCTGCGCGAAGGGGGTGGTCGCCGATTGGCGCCGTGTCGCAGCGGCGGTGCGCGCCGGCAATCCACGCTTCAAGGGCAGCATCGGCTGCCATCGGGATTTTCTGCATATCGATACGCGCGGCGTCGAGGCCGACTGGTGA
- a CDS encoding YcaO-like family protein, with amino-acid sequence MLEPVSLDDVALGLAHAALPQAMADRLLGVAGGLNRIFLIRPPAAPGACFFGAEGGPDGRLWTSPPHPRVSLSGMGFSPAEALVKCLGEAVELISQFETGTEAVERRTCGLVAVGDFLTGDTAGVCIAGRRLRDGASCRLPLGLCVRPATPGAYGRPAFPLGLGGGAGATAEDAALHGLLELIERDAAALWWRGGRAGRLISAGDEAALAIAPLLLAARQGVIPRPVTLIEISREFGVPVVAALSTGLAGRGFACGLAARPTLDQAIRSAVLEMLQMELAQDLAEAKQARGGQAGLNAIDRAHLAKRSGPSASALGAVKRATVSAVDGGAPLIADRSAAEAVRTLATRLAARQIETFSVDLTRPRFLIPAVRIIAPALQPEPSAVVTPRLEAWPVTPESRPDGPLLG; translated from the coding sequence GTGCTCGAACCGGTCTCGCTCGACGACGTGGCGCTTGGGCTGGCGCACGCTGCCCTGCCCCAGGCCATGGCCGACCGGCTTCTTGGTGTCGCCGGCGGCCTGAACCGGATCTTCCTGATACGGCCGCCGGCTGCCCCGGGCGCCTGTTTCTTTGGCGCCGAGGGCGGGCCTGACGGACGGCTTTGGACATCGCCTCCGCACCCGCGCGTCAGCCTGTCCGGCATGGGCTTTTCGCCGGCCGAGGCGCTGGTCAAATGTCTCGGCGAGGCCGTCGAACTGATCTCGCAGTTCGAAACCGGGACCGAAGCAGTCGAGCGCCGGACCTGCGGCCTGGTTGCCGTCGGCGATTTTCTGACAGGCGATACCGCCGGCGTCTGCATCGCCGGCCGGCGCCTGCGGGACGGCGCGTCTTGCCGGCTTCCGCTCGGGCTCTGCGTCAGGCCGGCCACCCCCGGCGCCTATGGCCGACCGGCCTTTCCGCTGGGCTTGGGCGGTGGCGCCGGCGCGACCGCCGAAGACGCTGCCCTGCACGGTCTCCTGGAACTGATCGAGCGCGACGCCGCGGCCCTGTGGTGGCGCGGCGGTCGCGCCGGTCGTCTGATCTCGGCTGGAGATGAAGCGGCGCTCGCCATCGCGCCTCTGCTTCTCGCCGCCCGGCAGGGCGTGATACCGCGCCCGGTGACCTTGATCGAGATCTCCCGCGAATTCGGCGTGCCCGTGGTGGCGGCGCTCTCCACCGGCTTGGCTGGGCGCGGCTTCGCCTGCGGCCTCGCGGCGCGGCCGACGCTCGATCAGGCGATCCGCTCAGCGGTCCTCGAAATGCTGCAGATGGAACTCGCCCAGGACCTCGCCGAAGCGAAGCAGGCGCGCGGCGGCCAAGCTGGCCTCAACGCGATCGATCGTGCCCATCTGGCGAAGCGGAGCGGCCCGTCCGCTTCGGCGCTGGGGGCGGTCAAGCGGGCAACGGTCTCCGCTGTCGACGGCGGGGCGCCCTTGATAGCGGATCGATCCGCGGCAGAGGCGGTCCGAACGCTCGCGACGCGGCTCGCGGCCAGGCAGATCGAGACCTTCTCCGTCGATCTGACGCGACCGCGCTTTTTAATCCCGGCCGTCCGGATTATTGCGCCGGCCCTGCAACCCGAACCGTCCGCCGTGGTCACACCGCGCCTCGAGGCCTGGCCCGTGACGCCGGAATCGCGGCCCGACGGGCCACTTCTCGGATGA
- a CDS encoding BTAD domain-containing putative transcriptional regulator — MAEQFARQAGGAPLSVNLLGGCSLTFGDRPVDVRGRKAKACMAYLALHHGQSMSRERLVGLFWSESGEEKARASLRQTIRELRDAFEAVGFKGFNAERLGLEIQGAEVKVDTVDLFRSLEAGVIPGSLLEQQRLAESVLAGYEELDPSFRIWLLAYRQTSTDRLIRNLEAMMDGAVPPRMARDAAQALLNLDPTHEVACRHLIRAKADAGDTAGALKIYKTLWDLLETDYDTEPAAETQALVVSIKLGDDLAPVHAPAEPANPPTTAERPQIAVPQVRMIELAELQTDRLLCFRHELLACLVRFREWQIVDHGEMQRVAPAPGADRRGDSGCYIVESSAYGSQTGTHLVLTLRDFVNSSYVWSERFDLSVANWFDVQREIARRIAAALRINISAERITRLARRPNLTVALHDRWVQGQALFNGYRADEFGQAEAIFRSITERDDGFSPAFSSLAQLKNSRHLAAPGKWRSSDTEAESLVFAQRAAQIDPIDSRAQLCLAWSQAMAGMYDAAHPSFHSAVALNDGDPWTLTSAAHGLAFLGDMDQAQLLERQMLGLVQMPSRTQWAYLVGTRFLHGDYAGSLEAAGAAQDIISNLPGWKAATLHHLGRHDEARAEMRRFLTLIRNNWHGTEASGDEAIIRWFLHNFPIHRRSDWERLRDGVHGAGAPFVHHEERRPVHIALG; from the coding sequence GTGGCGGAACAGTTCGCACGACAGGCGGGCGGGGCGCCATTGTCGGTCAACTTGCTCGGCGGTTGCTCGCTCACGTTCGGCGATCGACCGGTCGACGTGCGCGGGCGGAAAGCCAAGGCCTGCATGGCCTATCTGGCCCTGCATCACGGCCAGTCGATGTCGCGGGAACGCCTCGTCGGGCTGTTCTGGAGCGAATCCGGCGAGGAGAAGGCCCGTGCCTCGCTAAGGCAGACCATCCGGGAATTGCGCGACGCCTTCGAGGCGGTCGGCTTCAAGGGCTTTAATGCCGAGAGACTGGGGCTGGAGATCCAGGGGGCCGAGGTCAAGGTCGATACCGTCGATCTGTTTCGGAGCCTCGAGGCGGGCGTTATCCCGGGTTCCCTGCTCGAGCAGCAAAGATTGGCAGAATCCGTGCTCGCCGGCTATGAGGAGCTCGATCCGAGCTTCCGCATCTGGCTCCTGGCCTATCGGCAGACCAGCACCGACCGGCTTATCCGCAATCTCGAAGCCATGATGGACGGCGCTGTCCCGCCCCGAATGGCGCGGGACGCCGCGCAGGCCCTGTTGAACCTCGATCCGACCCATGAAGTCGCCTGCCGTCATCTGATCCGCGCCAAGGCTGATGCCGGCGACACTGCCGGCGCGCTGAAGATCTACAAGACGCTGTGGGATCTCCTGGAGACCGACTACGACACCGAGCCGGCGGCCGAGACCCAGGCGCTGGTGGTCAGCATCAAGCTCGGCGACGACTTGGCTCCCGTCCACGCGCCAGCTGAGCCGGCCAACCCGCCGACGACGGCCGAGCGGCCGCAGATCGCGGTGCCGCAGGTGCGCATGATCGAACTCGCCGAGTTGCAGACCGACCGGCTCCTGTGCTTCCGCCATGAATTGCTGGCCTGCCTGGTGCGATTCAGGGAATGGCAGATCGTCGATCACGGCGAGATGCAACGCGTGGCCCCCGCACCCGGCGCGGACAGGCGCGGCGACAGCGGCTGCTATATTGTGGAATCCTCGGCCTATGGCAGCCAGACCGGTACCCATCTGGTGCTGACGCTGCGGGATTTCGTCAACTCGAGCTATGTCTGGAGTGAGCGCTTCGACCTTTCGGTCGCCAATTGGTTCGACGTCCAGCGCGAGATCGCGCGCCGGATCGCGGCGGCGCTCAGGATCAACATCTCCGCCGAGCGCATCACCCGGCTCGCTCGCCGCCCCAACCTGACGGTGGCGCTGCATGACCGGTGGGTGCAGGGCCAGGCCCTGTTCAACGGCTATCGAGCCGACGAGTTCGGTCAGGCCGAGGCGATCTTCCGCAGCATAACCGAGCGCGACGACGGCTTCTCGCCGGCCTTCTCGAGCCTGGCGCAACTGAAGAACAGCCGGCATCTTGCCGCGCCCGGCAAATGGCGCTCGTCCGACACGGAAGCGGAATCGCTCGTCTTTGCCCAGCGGGCCGCGCAGATCGACCCGATCGATTCCCGTGCGCAATTGTGCCTCGCCTGGTCGCAGGCCATGGCCGGCATGTATGACGCGGCCCATCCGAGCTTCCATTCGGCGGTGGCGCTCAATGACGGCGATCCCTGGACACTGACCTCGGCCGCCCATGGCCTGGCCTTTCTCGGCGACATGGACCAGGCGCAACTCCTGGAGCGGCAGATGCTCGGCCTCGTTCAGATGCCGTCGCGAACCCAATGGGCCTACCTGGTCGGCACGCGCTTCCTGCACGGCGACTATGCCGGCAGCCTGGAAGCCGCCGGGGCCGCGCAGGACATCATCTCGAACCTGCCGGGATGGAAGGCCGCGACGCTCCATCATCTTGGCCGGCACGATGAGGCCAGGGCCGAAATGCGGCGCTTTCTGACGCTGATCCGGAACAACTGGCACGGCACGGAAGCATCCGGCGACGAAGCGATTATCCGCTGGTTCCTGCACAATTTTCCCATCCACCGCCGGAGCGATTGGGAGCGCCTGCGCGACGGCGTCCATGGGGCAGGCGCGCCCTTCGTTCATCACGAAGAGCGTCGCCCCGTTCACATTGCCCTCGGTTGA
- a CDS encoding peroxidase family protein, which produces MAPVDDLCPPVPRLGGVAGFRHFLASTRRAPFVPRNTDLTMIDGELPQQSHDSEQRFRQRMAHLARRLNSEADWTRPLAAGLKMWENPGIPAGYTYFLQLIAHDLIESGVPVSESGDPLTTNGNLRRAPLVLETLYGGGPMQSPLAYRAEPDRSPRRYLRLGPMMMRGDGVAPYRDIARVSAFPDFAGAPMFKPEGAGSGCPFGRTEALIADPRNDENANLSQLLVAFSLLHNCIVARLEKTDLKDHADSADEADFDRFLCARTIVSLIYRHVIRNDVLPRILHPEVLRAYQGPNPTFIDKDMAAGDLRPTLEFAHAAFRFGHSMVRDAYSFSHGRVAENTEGFELAHIMRQSSGGNAPHLPADDRWIASWSRFFEFKDLARPDFSRRIGPCSATALADAVAFGKPHPKGEHGVDYRDLISAGLVRLWRLDPLIERLGGATPGLMARSELLSDRRLRHDAVRTWLSRNNSDPDSPDIGALAADPPLPFFIRFEAAWGGRGGGGEGRHLGLLGSIIVAETIYGALVHATLPAEDSAKRLSEMIKDTICAQLGPKALAVLPELTGETEIDTMPKLLATIPKLYGGRLPGPAFL; this is translated from the coding sequence TTGGCGCCGGTCGACGACCTCTGCCCGCCGGTGCCGCGGCTCGGCGGCGTGGCGGGATTTCGCCATTTCCTGGCGAGCACCAGGCGGGCCCCCTTCGTTCCACGCAATACCGACCTGACCATGATCGATGGTGAACTGCCGCAGCAATCGCACGACAGCGAGCAACGCTTCCGACAGCGGATGGCCCATCTGGCGCGTCGCCTGAACTCCGAAGCGGACTGGACCAGGCCACTCGCCGCCGGCCTGAAGATGTGGGAAAACCCTGGTATTCCCGCAGGTTACACCTATTTTCTGCAGCTTATCGCCCACGATCTGATCGAATCGGGCGTGCCCGTCTCCGAGTCGGGCGATCCGCTCACGACCAACGGCAATCTGCGGCGCGCGCCCCTGGTGCTCGAGACGCTCTATGGCGGCGGCCCGATGCAGAGCCCGCTCGCCTATCGCGCGGAGCCGGACCGGTCGCCGCGCCGCTACCTCCGGCTCGGCCCGATGATGATGCGCGGCGACGGCGTCGCGCCCTATCGCGACATCGCCCGCGTTTCGGCCTTCCCGGATTTCGCCGGCGCTCCGATGTTCAAGCCGGAAGGCGCCGGCAGTGGCTGCCCGTTCGGCCGCACCGAGGCGCTGATCGCCGACCCGCGCAACGACGAGAATGCCAATCTCTCGCAGCTTCTGGTCGCCTTTTCGCTGCTCCATAACTGCATTGTCGCACGGCTCGAGAAAACCGACCTGAAGGATCACGCCGACAGCGCCGACGAGGCCGATTTCGACCGGTTCCTCTGTGCCCGCACCATCGTCTCACTGATCTATCGGCATGTCATTCGCAACGATGTGTTGCCGCGCATCCTCCATCCCGAGGTTCTCCGAGCCTATCAGGGGCCCAATCCGACCTTCATCGACAAGGACATGGCGGCAGGCGACCTTCGACCGACGCTCGAATTCGCCCATGCGGCGTTTCGCTTCGGCCATAGCATGGTGCGGGACGCCTATTCGTTCAGCCACGGCCGTGTCGCCGAGAACACCGAGGGTTTCGAACTCGCCCATATCATGCGCCAGAGCTCCGGCGGCAATGCCCCGCACCTGCCAGCGGATGACCGCTGGATCGCAAGCTGGAGCCGCTTCTTCGAGTTCAAGGATCTTGCCCGCCCCGATTTCAGCCGACGCATCGGCCCGTGCTCGGCAACGGCGCTCGCCGACGCGGTGGCGTTTGGCAAACCGCATCCGAAGGGTGAACACGGCGTCGACTATCGCGACCTGATCAGCGCCGGACTGGTGCGGCTCTGGCGCCTCGATCCACTGATCGAAAGACTCGGCGGCGCGACACCTGGCCTGATGGCGCGATCGGAGCTCCTATCCGACAGGAGGCTCCGCCATGACGCGGTCAGGACCTGGCTGAGCCGGAACAATTCCGATCCGGACAGCCCGGATATCGGCGCGCTTGCCGCCGATCCCCCCTTGCCCTTCTTCATCCGTTTCGAGGCCGCCTGGGGCGGACGCGGCGGCGGCGGTGAAGGCCGGCATCTCGGTCTTCTCGGCTCCATCATCGTCGCGGAGACCATCTACGGCGCTCTGGTCCATGCCACGCTGCCCGCCGAGGATTCGGCGAAGAGACTGTCCGAGATGATCAAGGACACGATCTGCGCCCAACTCGGCCCGAAGGCCCTGGCGGTGCTGCCGGAGCTGACCGGCGAGACAGAAATCGACACGATGCCGAAGCTCCTGGCGACGATCCCGAAGCTCTATGGCGGCCGCCTGCCGGGACCGGCGTTTCTGTAA
- a CDS encoding orotate phosphoribosyltransferase: MSAGKTAPDAIGEATARLLLEAGAVQVSRGQPFVLAAGWASPVYVDCRLLIGQPSWRQTATALAAAAIAQRLAPGRIEAIAGAETAGIAFAAWLADRLELPLRYVRKRPLGIGHNAQVEGGPVDGLEVLLMDDLTTDAASKVAFARGLRAAGATVTQVLTIFYHQVFPGAAERLAQDGLTLHALAGWDDVLRADRGEWLAAEDRREIERFLADPIAWSTRHGGRSAPGARQPVRRESS, from the coding sequence ATGAGTGCCGGCAAAACAGCGCCTGATGCTATTGGCGAAGCGACCGCCCGGCTGCTGCTGGAAGCCGGCGCCGTGCAGGTGAGCCGCGGCCAGCCCTTCGTGCTGGCGGCCGGCTGGGCAAGCCCGGTCTATGTCGACTGCCGGCTGCTGATCGGCCAGCCGTCATGGCGCCAGACCGCAACCGCGCTCGCCGCGGCGGCGATCGCGCAGCGCCTGGCGCCTGGCCGGATCGAGGCGATTGCCGGCGCCGAGACCGCCGGCATCGCCTTTGCCGCCTGGCTCGCCGACCGGCTGGAGCTGCCGCTGCGCTATGTCCGCAAGCGGCCGCTCGGCATCGGCCACAACGCCCAGGTCGAGGGCGGCCCGGTCGACGGTCTCGAGGTGCTGCTGATGGACGACCTGACCACCGATGCCGCGAGCAAGGTCGCCTTTGCCCGGGGCTTGCGGGCGGCAGGTGCCACGGTCACGCAGGTCCTGACCATTTTTTACCATCAGGTCTTTCCGGGCGCCGCCGAACGGCTCGCCCAGGACGGACTGACGCTGCACGCCCTGGCAGGCTGGGACGACGTCCTGCGCGCCGACCGGGGCGAGTGGCTGGCCGCCGAGGACCGGCGAGAAATCGAACGGTTCCTGGCCGATCCGATCGCCTGGTCGACCCGCCATGGCGGCCGCTCCGCGCCGGGCGCGCGCCAGCCGGTCCGACGAGAAAGCTCCTGA